In Streptomyces camelliae, the sequence CCGGCCCACTGGAGGTCGCCGCCGCGCTCGCGCACCGCGGGCCGCAGCCGCTCGACCGCGCGGGCCGCCCGGCGCTCCGGTGGCTCGGGATGGATCGCGTGCAGCACCAGCAGATGCCCCACCAGCTCGTCCTCGACGAGCCCCGCCCGCAGCGGCGCGTCGGCGTGGTCCAGCACCCGGGCGAGCGCCTCGCCGTAGACCTCGGTCAGCAGCGAGACCGCCTCCAGCGCCGGTCCGGGTGCGGACTCCAGCTCGGCCAGCACCTCGTCGAGCCGGGCCAGCCGTGCCTCCATCGCCGGGTCGGCGAGCCGTACTGCGTCAGCCATGGTTCGCTCCGTACGTCGGCGAGTGCACCGTGGACAGCGTGCGGCCCTTGCCCATGTACATGTGCACACCGCACGGCAGACACGGGTCGAAGCTGCGCACCGTGCGCATGATGTCGACGCCCTTGAAGTCGTCCGGACCGTTCTCCTCGAAGATCGGCTGGCCCTGCACGGCGTCCTCGTACGGGCCGGGCGTGCCGTAGATGTCGCGGGGGCTCGCGTTCCACGGGGTCGGCGGGTACGGGTGGTAGTTGGCGATCTTCTTGTCCCTGATCACCAGGTGGTGGGAGAGGACACCGCGCACCGCCTCGTGGAAGCCGCAGCCGATCGACTCGTCCGGCACCTCGAAGTTCTCGAACACCTTGGTGTCCCCGGAGTGCAGCATCCCCATCGCCTCCTCCAGGAACTGCAGGGCCATGGCGGCGGCGTAGGCGACGAAGTAGGGCCGGGCGCGGTCCCGTTCGATGGTGTTGCTCCACTTCGGGATGCGCCACTCCAGCGTGGTCTCCGGCAGCTTCTCGCCCTTGGGCAGGGAGATGCGCACGCTGTCGCCGGTGGCCTTGACGTACGGCGTGTCGACCAGGGCGCTCAGCGCCGTCGACCACAGCCGGGCGAGCGGCCCGCCGCCGGTGTCCAGCGCGAGGTGCTGTCCCGTCTCCGGGTGGTACCAGCGCGGGCTCATCACCCAGCTGTACTTGCCGTCGAAGTCCCGCTTCTGCGGCACCGGGACGGTGGTCTGGTTCCACGGGTGGCGCATGTCGACGGGGTT encodes:
- a CDS encoding NifU family protein encodes the protein MADAVRLADPAMEARLARLDEVLAELESAPGPALEAVSLLTEVYGEALARVLDHADAPLRAGLVEDELVGHLLVLHAIHPEPPERRAARAVERLRPAVRERGGDLQWAGVDGSVAQVRLNAGGGCGAGCGSGTDDALAAVRAAVLAAAPELTAVSLVPEAAGRRTAPAFVPLATVTHRAVRPQGAR